TGCAGTGTTGCAGGCGTCACCACACCTTTTACACGAACCAGGTAAGTACGTTCATGCGGCACCTTTCCCTGGAATAAGAGGCGGGTTACTTTTTTATTCGTTGTTAAAATGAGGAGTCCTTCGGAAAGGTTGTCCAGCCGCCCGATGGCGTGGGTACCTTCGGGGAATGGAAAAGACAGGTCTCCCAGCAGTCCTACTTTATCGGGACTGATAAACTGTGAGACCATATTGTATGGCTTGTTGATAATAAAGTAGCGGTGATCCATATTGTGGGCTGCAAAATACGGATTTACCCGTTATCGCATGCCACAACAGGAAGCAGGCAACTGTTTACACCCGCAGGAATGCCGCCGGATCAGGGTGTTGCCAGGGGCCACGGTAAGGTCGCTGTAACAAACCAGTGGCAGCACTATCGCCAACGATGATACGTTGTTTGGGATCATATATCAGTGGCCGGCCGGTTTGCATCGACAAATTGGCGAGGATACAACTGGCAGTAGAAATATGTCCTTCTTCGATATCGGCAATAGGGCGACCGCCATTCGCGATGGCGCCCAGGAAGTTGAGCATGTGCAATCTTGTGGCAGGCGCCGCATTCAATTCAATAGCTGGTTCTGTAAGATCCTCGGGATATTTCTCTTTTTCATATACCACATCTTTATGAATGGGCTTACCATCACCTACCGGAATAAAATCGTATTGCATGGTGCTGGCTTCCAGTGTACCTTTCTCTCCATACAATTTAAAAGCCCATGGATATTCGGGATCAGCGGGTGTACCCCAGGTACGGTGCTGCCATACACAGTTGAGATCTTCATATTCAAAGATGGCGGATTGTGTATCGGAAATGTTTGACTTACCTTCTTTCTGTACATAAATACCACCGGTAGAACTGATCCGTTTGGGCCAGCCCAGTTGCAGCATCCAGCGTACGGTGTCGAACATATGAATGCACATATCCCCCATAATACCATTACCATATTCCATAAAGGTGCGCCACCAGCGGACATGTGGTATTCCATCATAAGGCCGCATCGGTGCGGGGCCTGTCCACATCTCATAGTCCAGGAAATCAGGTACTGCCTGTACCGGCGGGTTGCCGTTGTTACGCATATGATAGTAGCAGCACATTTCCACATGCGATATTTTGCCTAAAAGGCCGGCGTCTACAATGTTCTTTTTCGCGTCTATCAGGTGAGGCGTACTTTTTCGTTGCGTACCTACCTGTACTACTTTATTGTATTTGCGTGCTGCGGCTACCATTGCTTCTCCCTCCATTACGTCTACACTGATAGGTTTTTGTACATATACGTTTGCACCGGCTTTCATGGCTTCAATGGCTTGCAAGGCATGCCAGTGATCCGGTGTACCGATCAGTACAATGTCCAGTTCATTTTCAGACAACATTTTGCGGTAGTCGGCATAGAGGCGCGGCGTTTCATGGGATGCCTGCCGTTTGCTTACCATAGCCGCTGCTTCTGCCAGCTGCTTTTTATCAACATCACACAAAGCAATCACCCTGACCGGCGCCACCTGGATCAACCGAAACAGATCACTTTTACCATACCAGCCGGTACCTATTAATGCCACACGAAGTGGTTTAGCAGGATTGATAAAATCCAAGGCGCTGGCGCCCAACGCGGAAAGTGCAAGCGTGGCAGTAGCCCCTTTCAGGAAACGCCTGCGATTGATATTGAAATGGTCCATATTACAAGATAATGTTAATCAATTGGAATTTCAAACAAGCTGTTTATTAAGATAAAGTATATTGATAAACAACAGTCGAAATAACGTAATAATCAGCATATTATAATTATTACTTAAAGTAAAGCTTGTGATACTATCTATCCTCCCAGAGTGCTTCCAGCGCACCTGCCAGATACACAAAAGGGGCATTCCAGTTGATCGCTACTTCGTTGGAAGCATAGGAACAAAACGCATCTATATAACACTGATCCGGTATGGTAGATGGGTATTGACACTTATCCTGCATCCCCGGATTGGGACCTCCTACGAGCAATCCCGGGATGGGTGCGATAACATTATCGGCTTCAGACAAACGATGATGCGGATGCATCGGTGAACGGGTGCCGAAGCCAGTCAGAAAACAATAACC
The Chitinophaga sp. MM2321 DNA segment above includes these coding regions:
- a CDS encoding Gfo/Idh/MocA family oxidoreductase → MDHFNINRRRFLKGATATLALSALGASALDFINPAKPLRVALIGTGWYGKSDLFRLIQVAPVRVIALCDVDKKQLAEAAAMVSKRQASHETPRLYADYRKMLSENELDIVLIGTPDHWHALQAIEAMKAGANVYVQKPISVDVMEGEAMVAAARKYNKVVQVGTQRKSTPHLIDAKKNIVDAGLLGKISHVEMCCYYHMRNNGNPPVQAVPDFLDYEMWTGPAPMRPYDGIPHVRWWRTFMEYGNGIMGDMCIHMFDTVRWMLQLGWPKRISSTGGIYVQKEGKSNISDTQSAIFEYEDLNCVWQHRTWGTPADPEYPWAFKLYGEKGTLEASTMQYDFIPVGDGKPIHKDVVYEKEKYPEDLTEPAIELNAAPATRLHMLNFLGAIANGGRPIADIEEGHISTASCILANLSMQTGRPLIYDPKQRIIVGDSAATGLLQRPYRGPWQHPDPAAFLRV